A region of Pseudomonas putida DNA encodes the following proteins:
- the tcyN gene encoding L-cystine ABC transporter ATP-binding protein TcyN codes for MIVVKGLSKQFKGQTVLNGIDLTVQPGEVVAIIGPSGSGKTTFLRCLNLLETPDAGQIQIGAISIDANRPLGGQQSAIRRLRQQAGFVFQSFNLFPHRTALENVIEGPVVVKKTPRAQAIELGRKLLAKVGLAGKEDAYPRRLSGGQQQRVAIARALAMEPEVILFDEPTSALDPELVGEVLATIRGLAEEKRTMIIVTHEMSFARDVANRVIFFDKGVIVEQGEAKALFAAPKEERTRQFLRKFLGTAASE; via the coding sequence ATGATCGTAGTTAAAGGCCTGTCCAAGCAGTTCAAGGGCCAGACCGTGCTCAACGGCATCGACCTGACCGTGCAGCCGGGCGAAGTGGTCGCCATCATCGGCCCCAGCGGCTCGGGCAAGACCACCTTCCTGCGCTGCCTCAACCTGCTGGAAACCCCCGACGCCGGGCAGATCCAGATCGGTGCCATCAGCATCGACGCCAATCGCCCGCTGGGTGGGCAGCAGAGTGCGATTCGCCGGTTGCGCCAGCAGGCTGGGTTCGTGTTTCAGAGCTTCAACCTGTTCCCCCACCGCACCGCGCTGGAGAACGTCATAGAGGGGCCTGTAGTCGTCAAAAAGACGCCTCGCGCCCAGGCCATCGAACTGGGCCGCAAACTGCTGGCCAAGGTGGGCCTGGCGGGCAAGGAAGACGCCTACCCCCGGCGCCTTTCCGGTGGCCAGCAGCAACGGGTAGCCATTGCCCGAGCCCTGGCGATGGAGCCTGAGGTGATTCTGTTTGACGAGCCGACCTCGGCGCTCGACCCGGAGCTGGTCGGCGAGGTACTCGCCACCATCCGCGGCCTGGCCGAGGAGAAGCGCACCATGATCATCGTCACCCACGAGATGAGTTTTGCGCGGGACGTGGCGAACCGGGTGATCTTCTTCGACAAAGGGGTGATCGTCGAGCAGGGTGAGGCCAAGGCGTTGTTTGCGGCGCCCAAGGAAGAACGTACCCGGCAGTTCTTGCGCAAGTTCCTGGGTACTGCGGCCTCCGAATAA
- the tauC gene encoding taurine ABC transporter permease TauC, with product MSSLDLPVTGKRDAPTRPAEKPRRQLSTRWISTLTLASLLLVWWLVTAAGWIEPLFLPAPGDILARAWTLLTQGYMDASLWQHLGASLGRIGLALVAATLTAIPVGIAIGYNRVARGILDPLIEFYRPIPPLAYLPLIVIWCGIGELSKVLLIYLAIFAPIAIATATGVRTVDPAKLRAAQSLGATKAQLIRHVILPSALPDILTGIRIGLGVGWSTLVAAELIAATSGLGFMVQSAAQFLVTDVVVLGILLIALIAFALEMSLRALQRKLVPWHGQSH from the coding sequence ATGAGCAGCCTGGATCTGCCGGTCACCGGCAAACGCGACGCCCCCACCCGGCCTGCTGAAAAGCCACGCCGTCAGCTGTCCACCCGTTGGATCAGCACCCTGACCTTGGCCAGCCTGCTGCTGGTCTGGTGGCTGGTGACTGCGGCCGGTTGGATCGAGCCCCTGTTTCTACCGGCACCCGGCGATATCCTGGCCAGGGCCTGGACCCTGCTGACCCAGGGCTACATGGATGCCAGCCTGTGGCAGCACCTGGGCGCAAGCCTGGGCCGCATCGGCCTGGCACTGGTCGCCGCGACCCTGACCGCCATCCCGGTCGGCATCGCCATCGGTTACAACCGCGTGGCGCGGGGCATTCTCGACCCGCTGATCGAGTTCTACCGCCCGATTCCGCCGCTGGCTTATCTGCCGCTTATCGTCATCTGGTGCGGCATCGGCGAGCTGTCGAAAGTGTTGCTGATCTACCTGGCGATCTTCGCCCCGATCGCCATCGCCACCGCCACCGGCGTACGCACCGTCGACCCGGCCAAACTGCGCGCCGCGCAATCGCTGGGCGCCACCAAGGCGCAGCTGATCCGCCACGTGATCCTGCCCAGCGCCCTGCCCGACATCCTCACCGGCATCCGCATCGGCCTGGGCGTCGGCTGGTCGACCCTGGTGGCAGCAGAACTGATCGCCGCCACCAGCGGCCTGGGCTTCATGGTGCAATCGGCGGCGCAGTTTCTGGTCACTGATGTGGTGGTGCTGGGCATCCTGCTGATTGCCCTGATTGCCTTCGCGTTGGAGATGAGCCTGCGCGCGCTGCAACGCAAGCTGGTGCCCTGGCACGGGCAAAGCCACTGA
- a CDS encoding LLM class flavin-dependent oxidoreductase has protein sequence MAKQILLNAFNMNCIGHINHGLWTHPRDTSTQYKTLEYWTDLARLLERGLFDGLFIADIVGTYDIYGQSLDVTLKESIQLPVNDPLLLVSAMAAVTRNLGFGLTANLTYEAPYLFARRLSTLDHLTQGRVGWNIVTGYLDSAARAMGLEQQPEHDRRYDQADEYLQVLYKLLEGSWADDAVVADREQRVYAQPDKVRKVSHHGEFYNVEGYHLSEPSPQRTPVLFQAGSSPRGLAFAGDHAECVFISGQDKTATRAQVDKVRSAAKAAGRAPQAIKVFMGITVIVAATEQLAQAKHAEYLRYASPEAGVAHFAASTGIDFAAYGLDEPIGFSKGNAIQSATRQLQENAWTRRRLLDQHALGGRYVTLVGTPEQVADALIAWTDETGLDGFNLTRTVTPESFEDFIDLVIPQLQQRGRYKTAYAEGTLREKLFDTDHPHLPAGHPGSRYRFTPTPAPTGALHHA, from the coding sequence ATGGCCAAGCAGATCCTGCTCAATGCCTTCAACATGAACTGCATCGGGCATATCAACCATGGCCTGTGGACCCACCCGCGGGACACCTCGACCCAGTACAAGACCCTCGAATACTGGACCGACCTGGCACGCCTGCTGGAGCGGGGGCTGTTCGACGGCCTGTTCATCGCCGACATCGTCGGCACCTACGACATCTATGGCCAGTCGCTGGATGTGACCCTCAAGGAGTCGATCCAGCTACCGGTCAACGACCCCTTGCTGCTGGTGTCGGCCATGGCCGCCGTCACCCGCAACCTGGGTTTCGGCCTCACCGCCAACCTCACTTACGAGGCGCCCTACCTGTTCGCCCGCCGCCTCTCCACACTCGATCACCTGACCCAGGGCCGGGTCGGCTGGAACATCGTCACCGGCTACCTGGACAGCGCCGCCCGCGCCATGGGCCTTGAGCAACAACCCGAGCATGATCGGCGCTACGACCAGGCCGACGAGTACCTGCAAGTACTGTACAAACTGCTCGAAGGCAGCTGGGCCGACGATGCGGTGGTCGCCGACCGCGAGCAGCGTGTCTACGCCCAGCCCGACAAGGTGCGCAAGGTCAGCCACCACGGCGAGTTCTACAACGTCGAGGGCTACCACCTGAGCGAACCTTCACCGCAGCGCACACCGGTGCTGTTCCAGGCCGGCAGTTCCCCGCGCGGCCTAGCGTTCGCCGGCGACCATGCCGAGTGCGTGTTCATCAGCGGCCAGGACAAAACCGCCACCCGCGCCCAGGTCGACAAGGTGCGCAGCGCCGCCAAGGCAGCCGGCCGCGCCCCACAGGCCATCAAGGTGTTCATGGGCATCACGGTCATCGTTGCGGCCACCGAGCAACTGGCCCAGGCCAAGCATGCCGAGTACCTGCGCTACGCAAGCCCCGAGGCCGGCGTCGCGCACTTCGCCGCCTCCACCGGCATCGACTTCGCGGCCTATGGGCTGGACGAGCCAATCGGTTTCAGCAAGGGCAACGCCATTCAGTCGGCCACGCGCCAGTTGCAGGAAAACGCCTGGACCCGCCGCCGCCTGCTTGATCAGCACGCCCTGGGCGGACGCTACGTGACCCTGGTCGGCACACCTGAACAGGTCGCCGATGCCCTGATCGCCTGGACCGACGAAACCGGGCTAGACGGCTTCAACCTGACCCGCACCGTCACCCCGGAAAGCTTTGAAGACTTCATCGACCTGGTCATCCCGCAGTTGCAACAGCGTGGCCGCTACAAGACCGCTTACGCCGAAGGCACCCTGCGCGAGAAGTTGTTCGACACCGACCACCCGCACCTGCCCGCTGGCCATCCGGGCTCGCGCTACCGCTTTACCCCAACCCCTGCCCCGACTGGAGCCCTGCACCATGCTTGA
- the tauD gene encoding taurine dioxygenase, which translates to MSLTITPLSPALGAQISGVDISRDITAEQRDAIEQALLKHQVLFFRDQPINPEQQARFAARFGDLHIHPIYPNVPETPEVLVLDTAVTDVRDNAVWHTDVTFLPTPALGAVLSAKQLPAYGGDTLWASGIAALEALSAPLREMLDGLTATHDFTKSFPLERFGTTPEDLARWEATRRNNPPLSHPVIRTHPVSGRKALFVNEGFTTRINELNEYESEALLKLLFAHATRPEFSIRWRWQENDVAFWDNRVTQHFAVDDYRPNRRVMHRATILGDAPF; encoded by the coding sequence ATGAGCCTGACCATCACCCCTCTCAGCCCGGCGCTCGGCGCCCAGATCAGCGGCGTGGACATCAGCCGCGACATCACCGCCGAGCAGCGCGATGCCATCGAGCAGGCGCTGCTCAAGCACCAGGTGCTGTTTTTCCGCGATCAACCGATCAACCCGGAGCAGCAAGCCCGCTTCGCTGCCCGCTTTGGCGACCTGCACATCCACCCGATCTACCCCAACGTGCCGGAAACTCCAGAGGTACTGGTGCTCGATACGGCGGTCACCGATGTGCGCGATAACGCTGTATGGCACACCGACGTGACCTTCCTGCCAACCCCGGCCCTGGGCGCTGTGCTCAGCGCCAAGCAGCTGCCGGCGTATGGCGGCGACACCCTGTGGGCCAGTGGCATTGCCGCCCTTGAAGCCTTGTCGGCGCCCCTGCGCGAGATGCTCGACGGGCTGACCGCGACCCATGACTTCACCAAGTCGTTCCCGCTGGAGCGGTTTGGCACTACCCCGGAAGACCTGGCGCGCTGGGAGGCGACCCGACGCAACAACCCGCCACTGTCGCACCCGGTGATCCGCACGCACCCGGTCAGCGGGCGCAAGGCACTGTTCGTCAATGAGGGGTTCACCACGCGCATCAACGAATTGAACGAGTATGAGAGCGAAGCATTGCTCAAGCTGCTGTTCGCCCATGCGACCCGGCCTGAGTTCAGCATTCGCTGGCGGTGGCAGGAGAATGATGTGGCGTTCTGGGACAACCGCGTGACCCAGCATTTTGCGGTGGATGATTACCGGCCGAATCGGCGGGTGATGCACCGGGCGACGATCCTTGGGGATGCGCCGTTCTAG
- the betT gene encoding choline transporter BetT: MNPPVFYFAASFILIFGLIVISNPQTAGDWLLAAQNWAANTVGWYYMLAMTLYLVFVVVTALSGYGKIKLGADHDEPEFSYLSWAGMLFAAGISITLFFFCVSEPLTHMLQPPQGEAGTAEAGRQAMQILFLHWGLHGWGVFAFVGMALAYFAYRHNLPLALRSALYPLIGKRINGPIGYAVDGFGIIATVFGLGADMGFGVLHLNAGLDYLFGISHSQWVQVALITLMMGAAVAVAVAGVEKGVRVMSDINLFLACALLLFVLFAGPTQHLFNTLIQNLGDYLGALPRKSFDVYAYGDNRDWLGGWTVFYWAWWIAWAPFVGLFIARISRGRTIREFVFGVLLIPLGFTLAWMSIFGNSALDQVINHGMTALGQSALDNPSMSLYLLLETYPWSKAVIATTVFISFVFFVTSADSGTVVLSTLSAKGGDPDEDGPNWLRIFWGAMTALITSALLFAGSIDSLKSAVVLTSLPFSLILLCMMWGLHKAFYLESQRQIAQMHSLAPFAQSRRGRGGWRQRLSQAVHFPSRDEVYRFMDDVVRPAIADVREVFEQKGLVLITQDDPSHDNVSLKIGHGEEQPFIYQVQMRGYFTPSFALGGLGAQELKNRRYYRAEVHLSEGSQNYDLVGYSKEQIINDILDQYERHMQYLHLVR, translated from the coding sequence ATGAACCCTCCGGTGTTCTATTTCGCGGCGAGTTTCATCCTTATCTTTGGCCTGATAGTCATCAGCAATCCGCAAACCGCAGGCGACTGGTTGCTGGCGGCGCAGAACTGGGCGGCCAACACGGTCGGCTGGTACTACATGCTGGCGATGACGCTGTACCTGGTCTTCGTGGTGGTCACCGCCTTGTCCGGCTACGGCAAGATCAAGCTCGGTGCCGACCACGACGAACCCGAGTTCAGCTACCTGTCCTGGGCCGGCATGCTGTTTGCCGCCGGTATCAGCATCACGCTGTTCTTCTTCTGCGTGTCCGAACCGCTGACCCACATGCTGCAGCCGCCCCAGGGCGAAGCAGGCACGGCAGAGGCCGGGCGCCAGGCGATGCAGATCCTGTTCCTGCACTGGGGCCTGCACGGCTGGGGTGTGTTTGCCTTCGTCGGTATGGCGCTGGCCTACTTTGCCTACCGGCATAACCTGCCACTGGCCCTGCGCTCGGCGTTGTACCCGCTGATCGGCAAGCGCATCAACGGGCCGATCGGCTACGCAGTGGACGGCTTCGGCATCATCGCCACGGTGTTTGGCCTGGGTGCCGACATGGGCTTTGGCGTGTTGCACCTGAACGCCGGCCTGGACTACCTGTTCGGCATCAGCCACAGCCAGTGGGTACAGGTCGCGCTGATCACCCTGATGATGGGCGCGGCGGTGGCCGTGGCGGTTGCGGGGGTGGAGAAGGGCGTGCGGGTGATGAGCGACATCAACCTGTTCCTGGCCTGCGCGCTGTTGCTGTTCGTGCTGTTCGCCGGCCCTACCCAGCACCTGTTCAACACGCTTATCCAGAACCTGGGTGATTACCTCGGCGCTTTGCCCCGCAAGAGTTTCGACGTCTATGCCTATGGCGACAACCGCGACTGGCTGGGCGGCTGGACGGTGTTCTACTGGGCCTGGTGGATTGCCTGGGCGCCTTTCGTGGGCTTGTTCATTGCGCGTATTTCGCGTGGGCGCACCATCCGCGAGTTCGTCTTTGGTGTGTTGCTGATTCCGCTGGGCTTCACCCTGGCGTGGATGTCGATCTTCGGCAACAGCGCCCTGGACCAGGTCATCAACCATGGCATGACCGCGCTTGGCCAGTCGGCGCTGGATAACCCGTCGATGAGCCTGTACCTGCTGCTGGAGACGTACCCCTGGAGCAAGGCGGTGATCGCGACCACGGTGTTCATCAGCTTCGTGTTCTTTGTCACTTCGGCCGACTCGGGCACCGTGGTGCTGTCGACCTTGTCGGCCAAGGGTGGCGACCCGGATGAAGACGGGCCTAACTGGCTGCGGATCTTCTGGGGCGCGATGACCGCGCTGATCACCAGTGCCTTGCTGTTCGCCGGCAGTATCGATTCGTTGAAGTCGGCGGTGGTGCTGACCTCGTTGCCGTTCTCGCTGATCTTGCTGTGCATGATGTGGGGGCTGCACAAGGCGTTCTACCTGGAGTCCCAGCGGCAGATCGCGCAGATGCATTCGCTGGCCCCGTTCGCCCAGTCACGCCGTGGGCGTGGTGGCTGGCGCCAACGCCTGAGCCAGGCCGTGCACTTCCCGTCACGCGATGAGGTGTACCGCTTCATGGACGACGTGGTGCGCCCGGCGATTGCCGATGTGCGTGAGGTGTTCGAGCAGAAGGGCCTGGTGCTGATTACCCAGGACGACCCGAGCCATGACAACGTCAGCCTGAAGATCGGCCATGGTGAAGAACAGCCGTTCATTTATCAGGTGCAGATGCGCGGGTACTTCACGCCGTCGTTTGCGCTGGGTGGGCTGGGTGCTCAGGAGCTGAAGAACCGTCGCTATTACCGGGCGGAGGTGCACCTGAGCGAGGGCAGCCAGAACTATGACCTGGTGGGCTATAGCAAGGAGCAGATCATCAACGACATCCTCGACCAGTACGAGCGGCATATGCAGTACTTGCATCTGGTCCGCTAG
- a CDS encoding SfnB family sulfur acquisition oxidoreductase, translating into MSSQPNTLFHSDVDSSPLLLPAKVLRNDAEALQAARELAEAAREQAARRDQQRKLPWAEIEQFTRSGLGSISVPKAHGGPDVSFETVAEVFRLISAADPALGQIPQNQFGMLQLLRLTATEAQQAVIFRSVLDGWRIGNAGPERGTKDTLTLKAKITRAGDGYRISGEKFYSTGALYAHWVAVKALDDEGRQRLAFVRRGSPGLRIVDDWSGFGQRTTASGTVLLDQVPVDAELVIDNWRQRDTPNIQGAASQLIQAAIDAGIAEAAIEDAISFVREKSRPWIEAKVDRASDDPYVIADIGRLKLELHAAEALLRKAARVLDEVNAAPIDAASAARASIAVAEAKVLTTEISLQASEKLFELAGSRATLAEFNLDRHWRNARVHTLHDPVRWKYHAVGAYHLNGTLPARHSWI; encoded by the coding sequence ATGTCCAGCCAGCCAAATACCCTTTTCCACAGCGACGTCGACAGCTCGCCCCTGCTGCTGCCAGCCAAGGTGCTGCGTAACGACGCCGAGGCCCTGCAAGCTGCACGCGAGCTGGCCGAGGCGGCCCGTGAGCAGGCCGCACGCCGCGACCAGCAACGCAAACTGCCGTGGGCAGAGATCGAGCAATTCACCCGTAGCGGCCTGGGCAGCATCAGCGTACCCAAGGCCCATGGCGGCCCCGATGTCTCGTTCGAAACTGTCGCCGAAGTCTTCCGCCTGATCAGTGCCGCCGACCCGGCCCTGGGGCAAATCCCGCAAAATCAATTTGGCATGCTGCAGTTGCTGCGCCTGACCGCCACCGAGGCACAGCAGGCGGTGATCTTCCGCAGCGTGTTGGACGGCTGGCGCATCGGCAATGCCGGCCCCGAGCGCGGCACCAAGGACACCCTGACCCTGAAAGCGAAGATCACCCGCGCAGGCGATGGCTATCGCATCAGTGGTGAAAAGTTCTACTCCACCGGCGCCCTGTATGCCCACTGGGTGGCGGTCAAGGCGCTGGATGACGAGGGCCGCCAACGCCTGGCGTTTGTCCGCCGAGGCAGCCCTGGGCTGCGCATCGTCGATGACTGGTCCGGGTTCGGCCAGCGCACCACCGCCAGTGGCACCGTGCTGCTCGACCAGGTGCCGGTGGACGCGGAGCTGGTGATCGACAACTGGCGCCAGCGCGACACGCCCAACATCCAGGGCGCGGCTTCGCAGCTGATCCAGGCGGCCATCGACGCTGGCATCGCCGAAGCGGCCATCGAAGATGCCATCAGCTTTGTACGCGAAAAATCACGGCCGTGGATCGAGGCCAAGGTCGATCGCGCCAGTGACGATCCGTATGTGATCGCCGATATCGGCCGCCTCAAGCTTGAACTGCACGCTGCCGAGGCGCTGCTGCGCAAGGCGGCGCGGGTACTCGACGAGGTCAATGCCGCGCCGATCGACGCCGCCTCTGCGGCCCGCGCTTCGATCGCGGTGGCCGAGGCCAAGGTGCTGACCACCGAGATCTCCCTGCAGGCCAGCGAGAAGCTGTTCGAGCTGGCCGGCAGCCGCGCCACCTTGGCCGAGTTCAATCTCGACCGCCACTGGCGCAACGCCCGCGTGCACACCCTGCATGACCCGGTGCGCTGGAAGTACCACGCGGTGGGCGCGTACCACCTCAACGGCACCCTGCCTGCGCGGCATTCCTGGATCTGA
- a CDS encoding SfnB family sulfur acquisition oxidoreductase, with amino-acid sequence MTTNIITSDTQALAIAEDIAQQLRRDSALRDRERRLPHAELDLFTHSGLWAISVPKAFGGAGVSNVTLAKVIARIAQADGSLGQIPQNHFYALEVLRVNGSPEQQQRLYAEVLAGRRFGNALAELGTKTANDRTTRLTRDGDGFRINGRKFYATGAIYAQRIPTSVIDEDGVQQLAFVPEGSQGLQVIDDWSGFGQRTTGSGSVVFDNVWVSAQDVVPFQSAFERPTPVGPLAQILHAAIDTGIARAAYEDALHFVRTRSRPWVDSGLDKASEDPLTLKSFGQLAIRLHASEALLERAGEYLDRAQQDSSADNVAAASIAVAEARAISTDISLAAGTTLFELAGSQATLAEHNLDRHWRNARVHTLHDPVRWKYHAIGNYYLNNENPPRRGTI; translated from the coding sequence ATGACCACAAATATCATCACCAGCGACACCCAAGCCCTGGCCATCGCCGAAGACATCGCCCAGCAACTGCGCCGCGACAGCGCCCTGCGCGACCGCGAGCGCCGCCTGCCCCACGCCGAGCTCGACCTGTTCACCCACTCTGGCCTGTGGGCCATCAGTGTGCCCAAGGCCTTCGGCGGTGCCGGTGTGTCCAACGTCACGCTGGCCAAGGTCATCGCCCGCATCGCCCAGGCTGACGGCTCCCTGGGGCAAATCCCGCAAAACCACTTCTATGCCTTGGAAGTACTGCGGGTAAACGGCAGCCCCGAGCAGCAACAGCGCCTCTACGCCGAAGTGCTGGCAGGCCGTCGCTTCGGCAATGCCTTGGCCGAGCTGGGCACCAAAACCGCCAACGACCGCACCACCCGCCTGACCCGCGACGGCGACGGGTTCCGTATCAATGGCCGCAAGTTCTACGCCACCGGTGCCATTTACGCCCAGCGCATCCCCACGTCGGTGATCGACGAAGACGGCGTGCAGCAACTGGCCTTCGTCCCCGAAGGCAGCCAAGGCCTGCAGGTGATCGACGACTGGAGCGGCTTCGGCCAGCGCACCACCGGCAGTGGGTCGGTGGTGTTCGACAACGTGTGGGTCAGCGCCCAAGACGTAGTCCCCTTCCAGAGCGCCTTCGAACGCCCGACCCCGGTCGGCCCGCTGGCACAGATTCTCCACGCCGCCATCGACACCGGCATCGCCCGCGCCGCCTATGAAGATGCCCTGCACTTCGTGCGCACCCGCAGCCGCCCCTGGGTCGACTCAGGCCTGGACAAGGCCAGCGAAGACCCCCTGACCCTGAAAAGCTTCGGCCAGCTCGCGATCCGCCTGCACGCCAGCGAAGCCCTGCTCGAACGCGCCGGCGAATACCTCGACCGCGCCCAGCAAGACAGCAGCGCTGACAATGTCGCCGCCGCCTCCATCGCCGTGGCCGAAGCACGCGCCATCAGCACCGATATCTCCCTCGCCGCCGGTACCACGTTGTTCGAGCTGGCGGGCAGCCAGGCCACCCTCGCCGAGCACAACCTCGACCGCCACTGGCGCAACGCCCGGGTGCACACCCTGCACGATCCGGTGCGCTGGAAATACCACGCCATCGGCAACTACTACCTCAACAACGAAAACCCGCCGCGCCGGGGGACCATCTGA
- the epsC gene encoding serine O-acetyltransferase EpsC, whose translation MSEHPTSAHWQLHSIVSGLRSAREQWRSRNGRSIGEQGGRELPSREAIRQVLEQLCGALFPMRLGPVDLREESEDFYVGHTLDAALTALLAQARLELRYAARQSQGDLAAVDAQALRLIQDFAAALPNLRVLLDTDVLAAYHGDPAARSVDEVLLCYPGILAIIHHRLAHHLYQAGLPLLARISSELAHSATGIDIHPGAQIGPSFFIDHGTGVVIGETAIIGERVRIYQAVTLGAKRFPSDESGTLHKGLPRHPIVEDDVVIYAGATILGRITIGKGSTIGGNVWLTRSVPAESNITQANLQLDCQDKN comes from the coding sequence GTGAGCGAACACCCCACATCCGCGCATTGGCAGTTGCACAGCATTGTCAGTGGTTTGCGCAGCGCCCGTGAGCAGTGGCGCAGTCGCAATGGCCGCAGCATTGGCGAGCAGGGCGGGCGCGAACTGCCCTCTCGCGAGGCCATTCGCCAAGTCCTCGAGCAGTTGTGCGGGGCGCTGTTCCCGATGCGCCTGGGGCCGGTCGACCTGCGCGAAGAGAGCGAGGATTTTTATGTAGGCCACACCCTGGATGCGGCCTTGACCGCGTTGTTGGCTCAGGCTCGCCTGGAGCTGCGCTACGCCGCCCGGCAGAGCCAGGGCGACCTGGCCGCGGTGGATGCCCAGGCCCTGCGCCTGATCCAGGATTTTGCCGCAGCGCTGCCCAACTTGCGCGTGTTGCTCGACACCGACGTGCTGGCCGCCTACCACGGCGACCCGGCGGCGCGCAGTGTCGATGAGGTGCTGCTGTGCTACCCAGGCATCCTGGCCATCATCCATCACCGCCTGGCGCACCACCTGTACCAGGCAGGTTTGCCGCTGTTGGCGCGTATCAGTTCGGAGCTGGCGCATTCGGCCACCGGTATCGACATCCACCCCGGCGCGCAGATCGGCCCGAGCTTCTTCATCGACCACGGTACTGGTGTGGTGATCGGCGAGACCGCGATCATCGGCGAGCGGGTGCGTATCTACCAGGCGGTGACCCTGGGCGCCAAGCGCTTCCCCAGCGATGAGTCGGGGACACTGCACAAAGGCCTGCCGCGCCACCCCATCGTCGAGGACGATGTGGTGATCTATGCGGGGGCGACGATCCTGGGGCGCATTACCATCGGCAAGGGCTCGACCATTGGCGGTAATGTGTGGCTTACCCGCAGTGTGCCGGCCGAGAGCAACATTACCCAGGCGAACCTGCAGCTGGATTGCCAGGACAAGAACTGA
- the tcyL gene encoding cystine ABC transporter permease: MIAESLQLVVDSTPFLLKGAGYTVLLSVGGMFFGLVLGFALALMRLSKILPLNWLARIYVSFFRGTPLLVQLFVIYFGMPQIGIELDPIPASLIGLSLNMAAYICEILRAAISSIDRGQWEAAASIGMTRTQAMRRAILPQALRTALPPLGNSFISLVKDTALAATIQVPELFRQAQLITARTFEVFTMYLAVAVIYWILCSILAHFQNRMEARVNQHDQEH, translated from the coding sequence ATGATCGCTGAAAGCCTGCAACTCGTTGTCGATTCCACGCCCTTCCTGCTGAAGGGCGCGGGTTATACGGTGCTGCTCAGTGTCGGCGGCATGTTCTTCGGCCTGGTGTTGGGGTTTGCCCTGGCACTGATGCGGCTGTCGAAGATCCTGCCGCTGAACTGGCTGGCACGCATCTACGTGTCGTTCTTCCGTGGCACGCCGCTGCTGGTGCAGCTGTTCGTGATCTACTTCGGCATGCCACAGATCGGCATCGAACTCGACCCGATCCCAGCTTCGCTGATCGGCCTGTCGCTGAACATGGCAGCCTACATCTGCGAAATCCTGCGCGCGGCGATTTCTTCGATCGACCGTGGCCAGTGGGAGGCCGCTGCCAGTATCGGCATGACCCGCACCCAGGCCATGCGCCGGGCGATCCTGCCGCAAGCTCTGCGTACCGCCTTGCCGCCGTTGGGCAACAGCTTCATCTCGCTGGTCAAGGACACCGCCCTGGCGGCGACCATCCAGGTGCCCGAGCTGTTCCGCCAGGCCCAGCTGATTACCGCACGCACCTTCGAAGTCTTCACCATGTACCTGGCTGTGGCCGTTATCTACTGGATACTCTGCAGTATCCTCGCGCACTTCCAGAACCGCATGGAAGCGCGGGTCAACCAGCATGACCAGGAGCATTGA
- the tcyJ gene encoding cystine ABC transporter substrate-binding protein, producing the protein MSKFAKPLLNASLAILLGAGLLSQAFAGEQLKTIQEKGVINVGLEGTYPPFSFQDENGKLAGFEVELSELLAKELGVKAKVQPTKWDGILAALESKRLDVVINQVTISEERKKKYDFSEPYTISGIQALILKKKAEQLNIHKAADLAGKRVGVGLGTNYEQWVKQDVPKAEVRTYEDDPTKFADLRNGRIDAILIDRLAALEYAQKAKDTELAGDAFSRLESGVALRKGEPELLAAINKAIDKLKADGTLAKLSEKYFGADVTK; encoded by the coding sequence ATGTCGAAATTCGCCAAACCGCTACTCAACGCCAGCCTGGCCATCCTGCTGGGTGCCGGCCTGCTCAGCCAGGCCTTCGCCGGCGAGCAATTGAAGACCATTCAGGAAAAGGGCGTGATCAACGTCGGCCTGGAAGGCACCTACCCACCGTTCAGCTTCCAGGACGAAAACGGCAAACTGGCCGGCTTCGAGGTCGAGCTTTCCGAACTGCTGGCCAAGGAGCTGGGGGTCAAGGCCAAGGTTCAACCGACCAAATGGGACGGCATCCTTGCCGCGCTGGAGTCCAAACGCCTTGATGTGGTGATCAACCAGGTGACCATTTCCGAAGAGCGCAAGAAGAAGTACGACTTCTCCGAGCCCTACACCATCTCCGGCATCCAGGCGCTGATCCTGAAGAAGAAGGCCGAGCAGCTGAACATCCACAAAGCCGCTGACCTGGCTGGCAAGAGAGTCGGCGTAGGCCTGGGCACCAACTACGAGCAGTGGGTGAAGCAGGACGTTCCGAAAGCCGAAGTTCGCACTTATGAAGACGACCCGACCAAGTTCGCCGACCTGCGCAACGGCCGCATCGACGCCATCCTGATCGACCGCCTGGCCGCACTGGAATACGCACAAAAAGCCAAGGACACCGAGCTTGCCGGCGACGCCTTCTCGCGTCTGGAAAGCGGCGTGGCCCTGCGCAAGGGCGAGCCTGAACTGCTGGCGGCGATCAACAAGGCCATCGACAAGCTCAAGGCCGACGGCACGCTGGCCAAGCTGTCGGAAAAATACTTCGGTGCCGATGTCACTAAATGA